A stretch of Faecalibacterium duncaniae DNA encodes these proteins:
- a CDS encoding MATE family efflux transporter, whose amino-acid sequence MNEENSLLTGAVRPALLRYALPIILSMVATQFYAVADTMIIGLRLDADALAAVSNASTVLMIFLFISGGMELGGGLLVAAGKPTATKHEMTELLYNLLFVDEVIALLTTAVGFVTLPALLRLINTPAEILDTAVLYGRIYLLGLPFLMPYDLSKECVMGCGDSKTPLKVIVATSVMNIVLDLVLVGPFGVAGAAAATAAAQVAGAVYMVAFLRRTQMDAAFSPRMLKARYARDIFRLSAPNSVQQASGTIITTVKQGLLGGLGVEAIAGFSCAGKLSSLLMMPVFGFVQSTVFFIAQNTAALQPGRVKEGLREGRRILLVYSLGVVAVCIGLRGPLLRLFTTDPAAASYGCTMLAFESVTYLFVAQKHLFEARLRGAQKMGLYLASSLGQIALNLLACVILVPRIGFAGFWMSSWISAPIGMLLAAALANLSGTSHQLP is encoded by the coding sequence GTGAACGAAGAGAATTCTCTGCTGACCGGAGCAGTGCGGCCCGCGCTGCTGCGGTACGCGCTGCCCATTATCCTGAGCATGGTGGCAACACAGTTTTACGCCGTGGCCGATACCATGATCATCGGCTTGCGGCTGGATGCCGATGCGCTGGCGGCAGTGTCCAACGCTTCCACGGTGCTGATGATCTTTCTGTTCATCTCCGGCGGCATGGAGCTGGGCGGCGGCCTGCTGGTGGCGGCGGGCAAGCCCACTGCCACAAAGCATGAGATGACCGAGCTGCTGTACAACCTGCTGTTCGTGGATGAGGTCATCGCCCTGTTGACCACGGCAGTGGGCTTTGTGACCCTGCCGGCCCTGCTGCGGCTGATCAACACGCCTGCGGAGATCCTGGATACCGCTGTGCTCTATGGGCGCATCTATCTGCTGGGGCTGCCATTTCTGATGCCCTATGATCTGAGCAAGGAATGTGTCATGGGCTGCGGCGATTCCAAAACGCCGCTCAAGGTCATTGTGGCAACCAGCGTGATGAACATTGTGCTTGACCTTGTTCTGGTGGGGCCCTTCGGGGTGGCCGGTGCGGCGGCTGCCACAGCGGCGGCGCAGGTGGCGGGCGCGGTCTACATGGTGGCGTTTCTGCGCCGCACCCAGATGGACGCGGCCTTCTCGCCCCGGATGCTCAAGGCGCGCTATGCCAGGGATATCTTCCGGCTGTCGGCCCCCAACAGTGTCCAGCAGGCCAGCGGCACCATCATCACCACGGTCAAACAGGGGCTGCTGGGCGGCCTGGGTGTGGAAGCCATTGCAGGATTCTCCTGCGCAGGCAAGCTGTCCAGCCTGCTGATGATGCCGGTGTTCGGCTTTGTGCAGTCCACAGTGTTCTTTATTGCGCAAAACACAGCCGCCCTTCAGCCGGGCCGTGTGAAAGAGGGCCTGCGGGAAGGGCGGCGGATCTTGTTGGTGTATTCGCTTGGGGTGGTGGCGGTCTGCATCGGCCTGCGGGGACCGCTGCTCCGGCTCTTTACCACCGACCCGGCAGCGGCCAGCTACGGCTGCACCATGCTGGCCTTTGAGTCGGTGACCTACCTGTTTGTGGCACAGAAGCATCTGTTCGAGGCCCGCCTGCGCGGTGCCCAGAAGATGGGGCTGTATCTGGCCTCCAGCCTGGGGCAGATCGCCCTGAACCTGCTGGCCTGTGTGATCCTGGTGCCCCGCATCGGTTTTG
- a CDS encoding aminotransferase class I/II-fold pyridoxal phosphate-dependent enzyme → MSENRTRFRLDQRRAPIYEALEQFRQMRVVPFDVPGHKRGRGNPELTAFLGQQCVGVDVNSMKPLDNLCHPVSVIREAEELAADAFGAAHAFLMVGGTTSSVQSMVLTACKRGDEIILPRNVHRSVLNALVLCGAVPVYVNPEVDKRLGISLGMKREQVAKAIKEHPNAVAVLVNNPTYYGICSDLRAIVKMAHEAGMLCLADEAHGTHFYFGNGLPVSAMAAGADMASVSMHKSGGSLTQSSLLLIGPNVHQGYVRQIINLTQTTSGSYLLMSSLDISRRNLALRGRQVFHQVADMAEYAREEINAVGGYYAFGKELCNGNSVFDFDTTKLSVHTLDIGLAGIEVYDILRDEYDIQIEFGDIGNILAYLSIGDRPQEIERLVSALAEIKRRYHTDGTGLLSQEYIDPVVAASPQEAFYAPKKSLPLRETEGMVCSEFVMCYPPGIPILAPGERITKEILNYIEYAKAKGCSMTGPEDPDILHLNVLA, encoded by the coding sequence ATGAGTGAGAACCGTACACGGTTCCGGCTGGATCAGCGCCGCGCGCCCATTTATGAGGCGCTGGAGCAGTTCCGGCAGATGCGTGTGGTACCTTTTGATGTACCCGGCCACAAGCGGGGCCGCGGCAACCCGGAACTGACGGCCTTTCTGGGCCAGCAGTGCGTGGGTGTGGACGTGAACAGCATGAAGCCGCTGGATAATCTCTGCCACCCGGTATCGGTCATCCGGGAGGCCGAGGAGCTGGCCGCCGATGCCTTTGGCGCAGCCCACGCCTTTTTAATGGTGGGCGGCACCACCAGCTCTGTGCAGAGCATGGTGCTGACAGCCTGCAAGCGGGGCGATGAGATCATCCTGCCCCGCAACGTGCACCGCAGTGTGCTGAACGCGCTGGTGCTCTGCGGCGCGGTCCCGGTCTATGTGAATCCCGAGGTGGACAAGCGGCTGGGCATCTCGCTGGGCATGAAGCGGGAGCAGGTGGCCAAGGCCATCAAGGAGCACCCCAACGCCGTGGCCGTTCTGGTGAACAACCCCACCTACTACGGCATCTGTTCCGACCTGCGCGCCATCGTGAAGATGGCCCACGAGGCCGGGATGCTCTGCCTGGCCGACGAGGCCCACGGCACCCACTTCTACTTTGGCAACGGCCTGCCCGTTTCCGCTATGGCAGCGGGGGCCGATATGGCCTCGGTCTCCATGCACAAGAGCGGCGGCAGCCTGACCCAGAGCAGCCTGCTGCTCATCGGGCCCAATGTGCATCAGGGCTATGTGCGGCAGATCATCAACCTGACCCAGACCACCTCCGGCAGCTACCTGCTCATGTCCAGTCTGGACATCTCCCGCCGCAACCTTGCCCTGCGGGGGCGGCAGGTGTTCCATCAGGTGGCGGATATGGCCGAGTACGCCCGGGAAGAGATCAACGCCGTAGGCGGCTACTACGCCTTTGGCAAGGAACTGTGCAACGGCAACTCTGTCTTTGACTTTGACACCACCAAGCTCAGCGTCCACACGCTGGACATCGGCCTTGCCGGCATCGAGGTCTACGACATCCTGCGGGACGAGTACGACATCCAGATCGAGTTCGGCGACATCGGCAACATCCTGGCCTACCTCTCCATCGGCGACCGCCCCCAGGAGATTGAGCGGCTGGTCAGCGCTCTGGCCGAGATCAAGCGCCGCTACCACACCGACGGCACCGGCCTGCTGAGCCAGGAATACATCGACCCCGTGGTGGCTGCCAGCCCGCAGGAGGCCTTCTATGCCCCCAAAAAGAGCCTGCCCCTGCGGGAGACCGAGGGTATGGTCTGCAGCGAGTTCGTCATGTGCTACCCGCCGGGCATCCCCATTCTGGCCCCCGGCGAGCGCATCACCAAGGAGATCCTGAACTATATCGAGTACGCCAAGGCCAAGGGCTGCAGCATGACCGGCCCTGAGGACCCTGATATTTTGCACCTGAACGTTCTGGCATAA